A genomic stretch from Aedes albopictus strain Foshan chromosome 2, AalbF5, whole genome shotgun sequence includes:
- the LOC109430859 gene encoding SIFamide-related peptide has product MACLKLIGSLVLVALIVLALSSTTEAGYRKPPFNGSIFGKRNGNSIDYEGNAKVLSTMCEIAAEACQSWFAQEQK; this is encoded by the exons ATGGCTTGCCTCAAACTGATCGGATCACTGGTTCTGGTGGCGCTGATCGTTCTGGCTCTCAGCAGCACCACTGAAGCCGGCTACCGGAAACCACCCTTCAACGGAAGCATCTTCGGCAAGCGGAATGGAAACTCCATCG ATTACGAGGGCAACGCGAAGGTGCTTTCCACCATGTGCGAAATAGCTGCCGAAGCTTGCCAGTCGTGGTTCGCCCAGGAACAGAAGTAG